One genomic window of Muntiacus reevesi chromosome 4, mMunRee1.1, whole genome shotgun sequence includes the following:
- the LOC136167567 gene encoding olfactory receptor 8S1-like, producing MKNVSIITEFVLLGLSSDPQIQIVLFVLFLGIYLLTLVGNTAMILIIKADSRLHTPMYFFLGHLSFLDLSFSSVTVPKMLQNFLSQKKSISVWGCITQSFFFTLSGGTEACLLSAMAYDRYAAVCHPLVYTVVINRPLCTGIVSIAWAVGFSISLMNSLLVHKLHFCGSNIIPHFSCELPPLFPLSCTDPTVNEILLAVSCTSLGLLTLPPILFSYSRIISAILSIRSPEGQGKAFSTCSSHLTVVLLFYGTALFRYISPDSGSALERVVSIQYSVITSLLNPLIYSLKNQEVKTALLRMLRQQKCASR from the coding sequence ATGAAAAATGTCAGTATTATTACTGAGTTTGTCCTTCTGGGATTGTCCAGTGACCCCCAGATCCAGATCGTGCTCTTTGTGCTGTTCCTGGGGATTTACCTGCTGACATTAGTGGGGAACACGGCGATGATCCTGATCATCAAGGCTGATTCTCggctccacacacccatgtacttcttcctcggACACCTGTCTTTCCTGGATCTCAGTTTCTCCTCAGTCACTGTGCCCAAAATGCTACAGAACTTCTTATCTCAGAAGAAAAGCATCTCAGTGTGGGGCTGCATCACCCAGAgtttctttttcactctctcaggGGGGACAGAAGCCTGTCTTCTCTCTGCCATGGCCTACGACCGCTATGCTGCCGTCTGCCACCCTCTGGTCTACACTGTGGTCATAAACAGACCTCTCTGCACTGGGATTGTGAGCATAGCTTGGGCAGTGggattttctatttccttgatGAATAGTCTCTTGGTTCACAAGTTGCATTTCTGTGGTTCCAACATCATCCCCCACTTCAGTTGTGAGCTACCTCCACTCTTCCCTCTGTCTTGTACTGACCCCACTGTCAACGAGATTCTTCTAGCTGTGTCTTGTACATCTTTAGGGCTGCTGACACTTCCCCCGATCCTCTTTTCTTACTCAAGAATCATTTCTGCCATACTGAGTATCCGCTCCCCTGAGGGCCAAGgcaaggccttctccacctgctcctcccacctcacTGTGGTGCTCCTGTTCTATGGGACGGCTCTGTTCAGGTACATCAGCCCCGACTCAGGCTCAGCGTTGGAGCGAGTGGTCTCCATTCAGTACAGTGTGATCACATCCTTGCTGAACCCCCTTATCTACAGCCTCAAGAACCAGGAGGTAAAAACAGCTCTACTGCGAATGCTGAGGCAACAGAAGTGTGCCAGCAGGTAA